Proteins encoded by one window of Chondromyces crocatus:
- a CDS encoding STAS domain-containing protein, with amino-acid sequence MSDPAPTDLLDAFLGSSPDMLFVAAGDGRLRAVSRGLRDTLDLAPANDLPLTALAHPGDRAALSIALSHLRRSQKPVQFDLRLRDARGVYRPLSCHAASTPGGDTIHGHLRTRPDPRPRRIKERLFDAMLDYLPAAVWALDPAGDYIYNDGQLLLSNGYERGSFLGQNMLALHGAIDGVTVNVKRALAGEPVHYFNEHGGYTWENWIIPLHDAQGKLSLVLGFTLDVSAMSRVEREMRQRLAEIEQQQEVIRRLSTPIIEVWDGVLTLPMLGVLDSIRTADVLQSVLTHISQRGTRFAILDLTGVEVVDTRVAGYLIRLISAVRLLGAEGIVAGIRPTVAQTIVALGADLSQIVTHRNLRTALAHCIRQMAPALAPNRSRRLPHG; translated from the coding sequence ATGAGTGACCCCGCGCCAACCGATTTACTCGACGCCTTCCTCGGCAGCTCCCCGGACATGCTGTTCGTCGCTGCTGGCGACGGGCGACTCCGCGCCGTCAGCCGAGGGCTCCGCGACACCCTCGACCTCGCCCCCGCGAACGATCTGCCCCTCACCGCACTCGCTCATCCCGGCGACCGGGCCGCGCTCTCCATCGCGCTCTCGCATCTGCGCCGCAGCCAGAAGCCCGTGCAGTTCGATCTCCGCCTCCGCGACGCGCGCGGGGTATACCGCCCATTATCGTGCCACGCCGCCAGCACGCCCGGTGGAGACACCATCCACGGGCACCTCCGGACCAGGCCAGACCCGAGACCCCGGCGCATCAAGGAGCGGCTCTTCGACGCCATGCTCGACTACCTCCCCGCCGCGGTGTGGGCGCTCGATCCAGCGGGCGACTACATCTACAACGACGGCCAGCTCCTCCTCTCCAATGGCTACGAGCGCGGCAGCTTCCTCGGCCAGAACATGCTCGCCCTCCATGGCGCCATCGACGGGGTCACCGTCAACGTGAAGCGCGCCCTCGCCGGTGAGCCCGTCCATTACTTCAACGAGCACGGCGGCTATACCTGGGAGAACTGGATCATCCCCCTTCACGACGCCCAGGGGAAGCTGAGCCTGGTGCTCGGGTTCACCCTCGACGTCTCCGCCATGTCACGGGTCGAGCGGGAGATGCGTCAGCGCCTCGCCGAGATCGAGCAGCAGCAGGAGGTCATCCGCCGCCTCTCCACGCCCATCATCGAGGTCTGGGACGGCGTGCTCACCCTCCCCATGCTCGGTGTCCTCGACAGCATCCGCACCGCCGACGTCCTGCAGAGCGTACTCACCCACATCAGCCAGCGCGGCACGCGCTTCGCCATCCTCGACCTCACCGGCGTCGAGGTCGTCGACACCCGGGTGGCCGGCTACCTCATCCGGCTGATCAGCGCCGTCCGCCTCCTCGGGGCCGAGGGCATCGTCGCCGGCATCCGCCCCACCGTCGCGCAGACCATCGTCGCCCTCGGCGCCGACCTCTCCCAGATCGTCACCCACCGCAACCTGCGCACGGCCCTCGCCCACTGCATCCGGCAGATGGCCCCGGCGCTCGCCCCCAACCGCTCGAGGAGGCTCCCTCATGGCTGA